A genomic region of Cannabis sativa cultivar Pink pepper isolate KNU-18-1 chromosome 1, ASM2916894v1, whole genome shotgun sequence contains the following coding sequences:
- the LOC115703624 gene encoding LOW QUALITY PROTEIN: cytochrome P450 87A3 (The sequence of the model RefSeq protein was modified relative to this genomic sequence to represent the inferred CDS: deleted 2 bases in 1 codon), translating into MWDVVGLCMGTLIVIMISHWCYRWQNPKSQGKLPPGSMAFPLIGETLHFFSPTSTYDIPPFIKTRMSKYGSLFRTSIVGQKVIVSTDHEFNYQIFQQEGKDFRVWYLETFNKIVGDNQSMLVYQGTFHKYLKNLILHLLGPQSLKERLILEMGESTRTHILSWLTHHGGIVDVKQGALNMVFEFIVKKLLSYEELKEGKKLKDNFNKFMDGLISFPLNVPGTAFHACIKGRQNVIKVIKDTINTRKKASKKVEGDFLDHLLEEMENREEKFLNEAIVVDMVFSILFASFETTSSAITLAIKLVSDHPQVLAQLTKEYETIIKSRGSTDFHENSELTWEEYKAMTFTHMVINELVRLANIVPGIFRKVVNDVQIKGYTIPANWLVMVVPSVAHLSGDIYDDPLKFNPWRWQGKDLHVGSKTFMAFGGGARLCVGADFAKLEMAIFLFQLVSRYRWSVIKGGEIVRKPGLTYPNGLHIKISEKHNK; encoded by the exons ATGTGGGATGTAGTTGGTTTGTGCATGGGAACTTTGATTGTTATAATGATAAGTCATTGGTGTTACAGATGGCAGAACCCAAAGAGCCAAGGAAAGCTACCACCTGGTTCAATGGCCTTTCCTCTTATTGGTGAGACTCTCCATTTCTTTTCTCCAACTTCAACCTATGACATTCCACCATTCATCAAAACTAGAATGTCAAA GTATGGATCGTTGTTTCGCACTAGCATAGTTGGGCAGAAAGTGATAGTGTCAACTGACCATGAATTCAATTACCAAATatttcaacaagaaggaaagGATTTCCGGGTTTGGTACTTGGAGACTTTCAACAAGATTGTGGGTGATAATCAAAGCATGCTAGTTTATCAAGGAACGTTTCACAAGTACCTTAAGAACTTGATTTTACACCTTCTTGGCCCTCAAAGCTTGAAGGAACGTCTTATTCTTGAGATGGGTGAATCCACTCGAACCCACATCCTTTCATGGCTTACTCATCATGGTGGCATTGTAGACGTAAAACAAGGAGCCTTAAac ATGgtatttgaatttattgttaAGAAGCTCCTAAGTTATGAGGAACTGAAGGAAGGAAAGAAATTGAAAGATAACTTCAACAAATTCATGGATGGCCTTATATCTTTTCCATTAAACGTCCCAGGAACTGCTTTTCATGCATGTATAAAG GGACGACAGAATGTGATTAAAGTAATAAAAGATACTATAAACACAAGGAAGAAAGCATCAAAGAAAGTTGAGGGTGATTTCTTGGACCATTTACTTGAAGAAATGGAGAACAGAGAAGAGAAATTTCTAAATGAAGCGATTGTTGTAGACATGGTCTTTTCTATTTTGTTTGCTTCCTTTGAGACCACTTCATCAGCAATTACATTAGCAATTAAGTTGGTTTCTGATCACCCTCAAGTGCTAGCACAACTTACG aaAGAGTACGAGACAATAATAAAAAGTCGT GGCAGTACTGATTTTCATGAAAACTCTGAGCTCACGTGGGAAGAATACAAAGCGATGACATTTACACATATG GTTATCAATGAACTAGTCAGGCTAGCAAATATTGTTCCAGGAATCTTTAGAAAAGTTGTGAATGATGTTCAGATAAAAG GATATACAATTCCAGCAAATTGGTTAGTTATGGTTGTTCCATCAGTGGCTCATTTGAGTGGCGATATTTATGATGACCCTCTTAAATTTAATCCCTGGCGATGGCAG GGAAAAGATTTACACGTAGGATCCAAGACTTTCATGGCCTTTGGTGGCGGTGCCAGGCTTTGTGTGGGAGCTGACTTTGCAAAGCTCGAAATGGCCATTTTCCTTTTTCAATTGGTTTCAAGATACAG gtgGAGTGTAATCAAAGGAGGAGAGATCGTCAGAAAACCTGGTTTGACGTATCCTAACGGTTTGCACATCAAGATCTCAGAGAAGCACAACAAGTGA
- the LOC133034418 gene encoding uncharacterized protein LOC133034418, with amino-acid sequence MASSSGTVKQLEDLYAQVTIEDEEEVELSYDVVEQNEEDVDYRWALVGTFITKRAIDFDVMRHVMASLWQPGKGMYVKELEPNRFLFQFYHDLDINRVIEGSPWTFNKLQFVFTRLKNGDIPRNVAIKHLDIWVQVHDLQSGFKSAQVLRDLANYIGTFVETDPKNFQGIWREYLRVRVTIDITLPLKRRMKLRKTGSEWFWANFKYEYVPTFCFICGIIGHTERFCPKLFSTLPIGSPSRMVPSFVLPRRRNYQIGSRWLRDGKGKETPFFPMTR; translated from the coding sequence ATGGCTTCATCAAGTGGTACTGTAAAACAGTTGGAGGACTTATATGCTCAAGTAACAATTGAAGATGAGGAGGAAGTTGAGTTGTCCTATGATGTTGTGGAACAGAATGAGGAGGATGTGGATTACCGATGGGCACTAGTTGGTACATTCATAACAAAACGAGCCATTGATTTTGATGTCATGCGTCATGTGATGGCGTCTTTGTGGCAACCGGGGAAAGGTATGTATGTTAAGGAATTGGAGCCTAACCGTTTTTTGTTTCAATTTTATCATGATCTTGATATAAATCGTGTTATTGAGGGAAGTCCATGGACTTTCAATAAGTTGCAATTTGTTTTTACTCGATTGAAAAATGGAGATATCCCACGGAATGTAGCAATCAAACACTTGGATATTTGGGTCCAGGTGCATGATCTTCAGTCGGGCTTTAAATCTGCCCAGGTATTACGTGATCTTGCGAATTATATAGGCACCTTTGTGGAAACAGACCCTAAGAACTTTCAGGGTATATGGAGGGAATACCTGAGGGTAAGAGTTACCATTGACATCACTTTACCTCTGAAGCGACGAATGAAACTACGTAAAACAGGGAGTGAATGGTTCTGGgcaaattttaaatatgaatatGTGCCAACTTTCTGCTTCATCTGTGGAATCATTGGTCACACTGAACGATTCTGCCCGAAACTCTTTTCGACACTACCGATCGGATCACCAAGCCGTATGGTTCCTTCCTTCGTGCTCCCGAGAAGAAGGAATTATCAAATTGGTTCCCGGTGGCTACGTGATGGCAAAGGAAAAGAGACGCCATTTTTTCCGATGACACGATGA